In Actinomycetota bacterium, the genomic window GGCGTGCTGGTCGCCTGGGGGTTCACCGAAGAGGGCGAGCGGGTGCTGCTCTCGGTGATGCTCGGGATGCGCGAATCGCACGAGGACTGGCTCGCGCTCGGGCGCGACTTGATCGCCCGCGGCCTGGGCGCTCCGATGCTGATTGTCGCCGACGGGGCCCCCGGGCTGATCAAGGCCGTCGAGGGGTGCTGGCCGGCCTCAGATCGCCAGCACTGCGCCGTTCACCGCCTGCGCAACCTGCTCGCCAAGCTGCCCGAGCGGGAGCGCGAGCGCGTCCGCGGCGCCTACTGGCAGGCGCTCGACGAGGCCACAGACGAGCGCGACGCAAAGCAACGGGTCGAGGCACTCGTCGACCAGCTCGAGCGCGCCGGTTACACCGCTGCGGCGAGGTGCCTTCGCGACGACCTCGACGCGCTCGTCGTCCACCTGCGCTACCCGATCAGACACCGCCGGCGCTGGCGCAGCACGAACCTGCTCGAGCGCTCGCTCGGCGAGGTCAAGCGACGCACCAAGGTGATCGGGCGCTTCCCCGGCGAGACCAGCTGCCTCACGCTCGTCTGGGCCGTACTCGACCTCTACATCACCCACGCCACCAACGGCATCAAGTTCACCCAGCTCGAACGCCACGCCATCAAGCGCATGCGATACGAGGGCAACGAACAGACAGTCCCCGAGGAGGTGAGCGCCGCATAGACTGACCGCCACCGGGAACCCGAGCCACGGCGAAGTTACAGCAGCTCAGGGACGCGACCGGTGTTGGCGGCGTCACTACCGCATTGGACGAGGAGGAGGAGCGTCGGTCAGCGCTCGTTTGCGCGAGAAGCAGCGCTTTCGCCGGTGCCTCCGGTTGCAGCTTGTCGTCTCTGAGCGGCGGCATGCGGCGTCGCCTGCTGCCCATAGCGGCCATCTGCGACGACGCCTCCGGACAGCATCCGCCGCCGTCGGGGGCGGCGTCTACCTCGACGGGGGCGGATGCCGGAGGCGGCACCAGTCGCCATCGCGCATCTCAGCTGACTGGCCGCTTGCCTGCGTCGTGGTTGTCCCAGTTCCGGTGGGCGCGTTCGGCGCTGCTGGGTGCTGGTG contains:
- a CDS encoding IS256 family transposase; its protein translation is MSVGRRRRRGCAMGFRARRVQSGEGELSVEIPQIRAAAEPFVSKLFPRGTKLLRTEPLKAMVIGAFVRGLSMRDVESLCDQAGLGKLSKSTASRICQELRDRFDAFKRRDLYDIQLAALFLDAVFLSVRRDGPKEGVLVAWGFTEEGERVLLSVMLGMRESHEDWLALGRDLIARGLGAPMLIVADGAPGLIKAVEGCWPASDRQHCAVHRLRNLLAKLPERERERVRGAYWQALDEATDERDAKQRVEALVDQLERAGYTAAARCLRDDLDALVVHLRYPIRHRRRWRSTNLLERSLGEVKRRTKVIGRFPGETSCLTLVWAVLDLYITHATNGIKFTQLERHAIKRMRYEGNEQTVPEEVSAA